In Thermococcus zilligii AN1, a genomic segment contains:
- a CDS encoding amidohydrolase family protein — MGILIKNGHVIYGEDFEIVKADVLIEGNRITKVARNINEGADTVIDATGKVVSPGFVNLHTHSPMGLFRGLADDLPLMDWLQNHIWPREAKLTPEYVKAGAYLGALEMIKTGTTTFLDMYFHMDRVAEAILEAGLRGYLSYGMIDLGDPEKTEKEIKEALREMEEIEKLNSERVQFVFGPHAPYTCSIALLKEVRRLASENRKLITIHVSETMAEVGQIAERYGKSPVVLLDDIGFLGSDVIVAHGVWLEGKDIQILARRGVTVAHNPASNMKLASGVMPLQKLLGAGVNVGLGTDGAASNNNLDMLEEMKLAALLHKVHNLDPTVADAKTVFRMATLNGARALGIKAGVIKEGYLADIAVINFAQPHLRPVNNVISHLVYSANGNDVETTIVDGKILMLDREVLTLDEERILDEAEKIVEKIR, encoded by the coding sequence GTGGGCATTCTCATCAAGAACGGCCACGTTATCTACGGCGAGGACTTCGAAATAGTTAAAGCCGACGTTCTCATCGAGGGTAACAGGATAACGAAGGTGGCCAGGAACATAAATGAGGGCGCCGACACGGTTATAGACGCCACCGGAAAGGTGGTCTCTCCCGGTTTCGTTAACCTCCACACCCACTCCCCTATGGGCCTCTTCAGGGGCTTAGCGGACGATCTCCCGCTGATGGACTGGCTCCAGAACCACATCTGGCCGAGGGAGGCGAAGCTAACGCCCGAGTACGTCAAAGCCGGGGCCTACCTCGGGGCCCTCGAGATGATCAAAACTGGCACGACCACCTTCCTCGACATGTACTTCCACATGGACAGGGTGGCTGAAGCGATCCTCGAGGCAGGTCTCAGGGGCTACCTCTCCTACGGCATGATAGACCTCGGCGACCCGGAAAAGACGGAGAAGGAGATAAAGGAAGCGCTTCGTGAGATGGAGGAGATAGAAAAACTGAACTCCGAGAGGGTTCAGTTCGTCTTTGGCCCCCATGCCCCCTACACCTGCTCAATAGCCCTGCTAAAAGAGGTCAGAAGGCTCGCGAGTGAGAACAGAAAGCTGATAACCATCCACGTGAGTGAGACGATGGCCGAGGTAGGCCAGATAGCCGAGAGGTATGGCAAAAGCCCCGTAGTTCTCCTTGATGACATCGGCTTCCTCGGAAGCGACGTTATAGTGGCCCACGGCGTCTGGCTTGAGGGTAAGGACATCCAGATTCTCGCGAGACGCGGTGTTACCGTCGCCCACAACCCCGCTTCAAACATGAAGCTCGCCAGCGGCGTCATGCCCCTTCAAAAGCTCCTCGGGGCGGGCGTAAACGTCGGTCTTGGAACGGATGGGGCAGCCAGCAACAACAACCTCGACATGCTGGAGGAGATGAAGTTAGCGGCGCTCCTCCACAAGGTTCACAACCTCGATCCAACGGTGGCGGATGCTAAAACAGTCTTCAGGATGGCGACGCTCAACGGGGCAAGGGCCCTTGGAATAAAGGCCGGCGTGATAAAGGAGGGTTACTTGGCAGATATTGCTGTAATCAACTTTGCCCAGCCCCATCTCAGGCCGGTAAACAACGTGATAAGCCACCTCGTCTACTCCGCCAACGGGAACGACGTGGAGACGACGATAGTGGACGGTAAAATCCTTATGCTCGACAGGGAAGTTCTGACCCTGGACGAGGAGAGGATACTTGACGAGGCTGAGAAGATCGTGGAGAAAATAAGGTGA
- a CDS encoding halocin C8-like domain-containing protein, whose amino-acid sequence MPVKRLAAVLVVFLILGLTISSVVATSDFVSKSTSSAPPTLECPCCLGNISLQADLKVQELKGPVAYFKALRAFNAEDVLKMREYLHTKILVPMYENATTLVMKYNGTTVEIVKVPLVGPTTVGQLIYVKNKRGEAAAAIGIIENNNTSPNSIKSYVVENDVVREINPIKPQFFGWFKCHTCEVAVGGLCVLGTAAISRLGCAGACALVAALFIENPAVVAAWGSVCIPVCSWGIRVYGCDYGAYRICKAVGMCG is encoded by the coding sequence ATGCCCGTGAAGAGGCTCGCGGCCGTGCTGGTTGTGTTCCTTATCCTGGGTCTGACAATTAGCTCTGTCGTGGCAACGTCTGATTTTGTGTCAAAGTCAACTTCAAGTGCTCCGCCAACTTTAGAATGTCCCTGCTGTTTGGGAAACATAAGTTTGCAGGCGGATCTCAAGGTGCAAGAACTGAAAGGTCCAGTGGCTTACTTTAAGGCACTTAGAGCCTTTAATGCCGAGGATGTATTGAAGATGAGAGAGTACCTCCATACTAAAATCCTTGTACCGATGTATGAAAACGCCACGACTCTGGTAATGAAGTATAATGGGACAACAGTGGAGATAGTAAAGGTGCCATTGGTTGGGCCCACAACTGTAGGACAGCTAATTTACGTAAAGAACAAAAGGGGTGAAGCTGCTGCTGCTATCGGGATTATCGAGAATAACAATACATCACCAAATTCTATTAAGTCGTATGTTGTGGAAAACGATGTCGTAAGGGAAATTAATCCTATAAAGCCACAGTTCTTTGGATGGTTCAAGTGCCACACTTGTGAAGTTGCGGTTGGTGGTCTATGTGTACTTGGGACAGCCGCTATATCGAGACTCGGTTGCGCCGGAGCATGCGCTCTTGTGGCTGCATTGTTTATCGAAAATCCTGCTGTAGTTGCGGCTTGGGGTTCTGTGTGCATTCCTGTATGTAGCTGGGGAATAAGGGTCTACGGATGCGACTATGGGGCTTATAGGATATGTAAAGCAGTGGGGATGTGTGGGTGA
- a CDS encoding V-type ATP synthase subunit E gives MEGAELIIQEIQRTAEQKVQYILNEAREEAEKIKEEARKRAEVQAEWILRKAKTQAEIEKQRIIANARLEVRKKKLAVQEELIREVLSALRERLSSLPDEEYFETLVKLAREGVEELGLQEVMVSSNRRTLELISSRLNEFSSKIGAQVILGEPVDTIGGIVVSDPVGKVRVDNTFESRMERMESELRAEIAKALFG, from the coding sequence ATGGAGGGTGCAGAACTCATAATCCAGGAGATCCAGAGGACGGCGGAGCAGAAAGTTCAGTACATACTCAATGAGGCCAGGGAAGAGGCCGAGAAGATCAAAGAGGAAGCCAGAAAAAGGGCAGAGGTTCAGGCCGAGTGGATACTCAGGAAGGCTAAAACCCAGGCTGAGATAGAGAAGCAGAGGATAATAGCGAACGCCAGGCTTGAAGTCAGAAAGAAGAAGCTGGCTGTTCAAGAAGAGCTCATAAGGGAGGTTTTGTCTGCCCTCAGGGAGAGGCTCTCATCCCTCCCGGACGAGGAATACTTCGAGACGCTGGTGAAGCTTGCCCGGGAGGGCGTGGAGGAACTGGGCCTTCAGGAGGTGATGGTTTCCTCAAACAGGAGGACTCTGGAGCTTATCTCCAGCAGGCTCAACGAGTTCAGCAGCAAAATAGGCGCCCAGGTTATCCTCGGGGAGCCAGTGGATACCATTGGGGGTATAGTGGTTAGCGACCCGGTGGGTAAGGTCAGGGTTGACAACACCTTCGAGAGCAGGATGGAGAGAATGGAGAGCGAGCTCAGGGCAGAGATAGCTAAAGCCCTCTTCGGGTGA
- a CDS encoding S-methyl-5'-thioadenosine phosphorylase, with amino-acid sequence MVKIGIIGGSGVYGVFEPRETVKVHTPYGRPSAPVEIGEIGGVEVAFIPRHGKNHEFPPHEVPYRANIWALKELGVERVIGITAVGSLREEYKPGDIVITDQFIDFTKKRDYTFYNGPRVAHVSMADPFCPEMRKIFYETAKELGFPVHEKGTYVCIEGPRFSTRAESFMFRQFAHIIGMTLVPEVNLARELGMCYANIATVTDYDVWAEKPVDAQEVLKVMAENNYKVQELLKKAVPRIPEERHCGCADVLKSMFV; translated from the coding sequence ATGGTGAAGATCGGCATCATCGGCGGTTCCGGCGTCTACGGCGTATTCGAGCCAAGGGAAACGGTGAAGGTCCACACTCCCTACGGCAGGCCTTCGGCTCCAGTGGAAATAGGCGAAATCGGGGGCGTTGAGGTTGCCTTCATCCCGAGGCATGGGAAGAACCACGAGTTCCCGCCCCACGAGGTTCCTTACAGGGCAAACATCTGGGCGCTTAAGGAACTGGGCGTTGAGCGGGTTATAGGGATAACGGCCGTCGGCTCTCTCCGCGAGGAGTATAAACCCGGCGACATCGTCATAACCGACCAGTTCATCGACTTCACGAAAAAGAGGGATTACACCTTCTACAACGGGCCAAGGGTTGCCCACGTTTCCATGGCCGACCCCTTCTGTCCGGAGATGAGGAAAATCTTCTACGAGACCGCAAAAGAGCTCGGCTTCCCCGTCCACGAAAAGGGCACCTACGTCTGCATTGAGGGGCCGAGGTTCTCGACGAGGGCCGAGAGCTTCATGTTCAGGCAGTTCGCCCACATCATAGGAATGACCCTTGTCCCGGAAGTCAACCTCGCCCGCGAGCTGGGCATGTGCTACGCAAACATCGCAACCGTTACCGACTACGACGTCTGGGCCGAGAAGCCGGTCGATGCGCAGGAGGTTCTCAAGGTCATGGCCGAGAACAACTATAAGGTTCAGGAGCTGCTCAAGAAGGCCGTTCCAAGGATCCCAGAGGAAAGGCACTGCGGCTGTGCGGATGTCCTGAAGAGCATGTTCGTGTGA
- a CDS encoding LolA family protein — protein MMKGILVVLIGVALIVGFSAGCISAGTPIDGILSYWRSINSFTAHETIKLGNQIFESYVKFTRPDKIARADYVNGSLIQEIRVENGVQKVVTVNGTFILNATLDDVNFLDPFALILNNLDSFNVTKRNSTLLLTSKTGGLPSYEVELNGKLPKKITVRQAGLVLVVEYKMITAKT, from the coding sequence ATGATGAAAGGCATACTAGTTGTTTTGATTGGTGTTGCACTAATTGTAGGTTTTTCTGCGGGCTGTATCTCTGCTGGAACCCCTATAGACGGTATTCTGTCCTACTGGCGTTCCATTAACTCTTTCACGGCTCATGAAACAATCAAACTCGGCAATCAAATCTTCGAAAGCTACGTGAAGTTCACGAGGCCTGACAAAATCGCTCGGGCAGATTACGTAAACGGGTCACTGATTCAAGAGATCAGGGTTGAAAACGGCGTCCAGAAGGTCGTAACGGTCAACGGGACATTCATTTTGAACGCTACTCTTGACGACGTCAACTTCCTCGACCCCTTTGCTCTAATACTGAATAACCTCGACTCATTCAATGTCACAAAGAGGAACAGCACGCTCCTTCTGACGTCCAAGACCGGTGGGCTTCCATCGTATGAGGTGGAGCTCAACGGAAAACTGCCCAAGAAGATTACGGTGAGGCAGGCCGGACTCGTGCTCGTTGTGGAGTACAAAATGATTACTGCAAAAACTTGA
- a CDS encoding ADP-dependent ribose-1-phosphate kinase: protein MKDLDVIGIGNLNYDIIMLVDHFPEFHEKVNAEKAFFGLGGAAGNTITWLAHMGLRTGFIGAVGNDEMGEAHLRYFKSIGVDTGGIKIVDAPSGIAVVIIHGEDKRIVKYPGANEKREINFDYLRKARHIHLSSNPERIIVEAVNFASEKGITVSLDTGEARIPAGVEEKIDYLLMNEDEYRRKFGSLDPRLCKAKNLVITLNGGGALIRTADGEVEEIRGLSAKVVDSTGAGDAFDAGVVYGSLMGWSLRDSAKLGMLLAYLTVQKVGARSAVIPLGDIVETSRRLNLDLPFSRNP, encoded by the coding sequence ATGAAAGACCTTGACGTGATCGGAATTGGCAATTTAAACTACGACATAATAATGCTCGTAGACCACTTTCCTGAATTCCACGAGAAGGTCAACGCTGAGAAGGCCTTCTTTGGCCTCGGAGGGGCGGCCGGGAACACAATAACCTGGCTAGCCCACATGGGTCTGAGGACGGGCTTCATCGGCGCCGTTGGGAACGACGAGATGGGAGAGGCCCATCTGAGATATTTCAAGAGCATAGGGGTAGATACCGGGGGAATAAAGATCGTGGACGCCCCATCCGGAATTGCAGTTGTCATAATCCACGGAGAGGACAAGAGAATCGTTAAATACCCGGGGGCTAACGAGAAGAGGGAGATCAACTTTGACTACCTGAGGAAGGCCAGACACATCCACCTCTCGTCCAACCCCGAGCGAATAATAGTCGAGGCCGTCAACTTCGCGAGCGAGAAGGGAATAACGGTCTCACTCGACACCGGGGAAGCCAGAATACCGGCCGGCGTGGAGGAGAAGATCGACTACCTACTGATGAACGAGGACGAATACAGGCGGAAGTTCGGCTCCCTTGATCCGCGCCTCTGCAAAGCGAAGAACCTCGTTATAACCCTTAACGGGGGCGGGGCGCTTATTCGAACTGCCGACGGAGAGGTAGAGGAGATAAGGGGACTGAGCGCCAAGGTAGTGGATTCCACGGGAGCAGGGGATGCTTTCGATGCAGGGGTAGTTTACGGGAGCCTGATGGGCTGGTCGCTGAGGGACTCGGCGAAGCTGGGTATGTTGCTTGCATACCTGACGGTGCAAAAGGTAGGAGCCAGAAGTGCAGTGATTCCGCTGGGGGATATCGTTGAGACAAGCCGGAGGCTCAACCTTGACCTCCCCTTCAGTCGGAACCCTTAA
- a CDS encoding ATP synthase subunit A, with translation MGRITRVTGPLVVADEMKGAKMYEVVRVGEMGLIGEIIRLEGDKAVIQVYEETAGVKPGEPVEGTGSSLSVELGPGLLTSMYDGIQRPLEVLRELSGDFIARGLTAPALPRDKKWHFTPKVKVGDKVVGGDILGVVPETSIIEHRILVPPWVEGEIVEIAEEGDYTIEEVIAKVKKPNGSIEELRMYHRWPVRVKRPYKNKLPPEVPLITGQRTIDTFFGQAKGGTAAIPGPFGSGKTVTQHQLAKWSDAQVVVYIGCGERGNEMTDVLEEFPKLKDPKTGKPLMERTVLIANTSNMPVAAREASIYTGITIAEYFRDMGYDVALMADSTSRWAEALREISGRLEEMPGEEGYPAYLASRIAEFYERAGRVITLGSDERIGSVSVIGAVSPPGGDFSEPVVQNTLRVVKVFWALDADLARRRHFPAINWLRSYSLYVGSIQDWWHRNVDPDWRKMRDTAMALLQKEAELQEIVRIVGPDALPDREKAILLVTRMLREDYLQQDAFDEVDTYCSPKKQVTMMRVILNFYEKTMEAVDRGVPVDEIAKLPVREKIGRMKYEPDIEKVRALIEETNQQFGELFKKYGA, from the coding sequence ATGGGGAGGATAACTCGCGTAACCGGACCACTCGTCGTTGCCGATGAGATGAAAGGGGCCAAGATGTACGAGGTCGTTCGCGTCGGTGAGATGGGTCTCATAGGGGAAATCATCCGCCTTGAGGGGGACAAAGCGGTAATCCAGGTCTACGAGGAGACCGCAGGCGTAAAGCCTGGCGAGCCCGTCGAGGGAACCGGTTCCTCGCTCAGCGTTGAACTTGGGCCAGGATTGCTCACCTCGATGTACGACGGTATCCAGAGGCCGCTTGAGGTTCTCAGGGAGCTCAGCGGTGACTTCATAGCGAGGGGCCTCACGGCCCCGGCCTTGCCGAGGGACAAGAAGTGGCACTTCACGCCTAAGGTCAAGGTCGGCGATAAAGTTGTCGGCGGCGACATCCTCGGTGTTGTTCCGGAGACAAGCATCATCGAGCACAGGATCCTCGTTCCCCCGTGGGTTGAGGGGGAAATAGTCGAGATAGCAGAGGAAGGCGACTACACAATTGAAGAAGTCATAGCCAAGGTCAAGAAGCCCAACGGAAGCATAGAGGAGCTCAGGATGTACCACCGCTGGCCTGTCCGTGTCAAAAGGCCCTACAAGAACAAGCTCCCGCCTGAGGTCCCGCTCATCACCGGGCAGAGAACCATCGACACCTTCTTCGGTCAGGCCAAGGGTGGAACCGCGGCCATTCCGGGCCCCTTCGGTTCAGGAAAGACCGTTACCCAGCACCAGTTGGCTAAGTGGAGCGACGCCCAGGTGGTTGTCTACATCGGCTGTGGTGAAAGAGGAAACGAGATGACCGACGTCCTTGAGGAGTTCCCCAAGCTCAAAGACCCCAAGACAGGAAAGCCGCTCATGGAGAGGACAGTGTTGATAGCCAACACCTCGAACATGCCGGTAGCCGCGCGTGAGGCTTCGATCTACACCGGAATCACAATAGCTGAGTACTTCAGGGACATGGGCTACGACGTCGCCCTGATGGCAGACTCGACGAGCAGGTGGGCGGAAGCTCTCCGTGAGATTTCCGGAAGGCTTGAGGAGATGCCCGGTGAGGAGGGTTATCCGGCATACCTCGCGAGCAGGATAGCGGAGTTCTACGAGAGGGCCGGCAGGGTTATCACCCTCGGAAGCGACGAGAGGATAGGCAGTGTTTCAGTCATAGGTGCCGTTTCGCCGCCCGGTGGTGACTTCAGCGAGCCGGTTGTGCAGAACACCCTGCGCGTTGTGAAGGTCTTCTGGGCTCTCGACGCTGACTTGGCCAGAAGGAGGCACTTCCCGGCAATCAACTGGCTGAGGAGCTACTCCCTCTACGTTGGCTCGATACAGGACTGGTGGCACAGGAACGTTGACCCGGATTGGAGGAAGATGCGCGACACAGCGATGGCCCTCCTCCAGAAGGAGGCCGAACTCCAGGAAATCGTCAGGATCGTCGGCCCGGATGCCCTGCCCGACAGGGAGAAGGCGATACTCCTCGTAACCAGGATGCTCCGTGAGGACTATCTCCAGCAGGACGCCTTTGACGAGGTCGACACCTACTGCTCGCCGAAAAAGCAGGTCACCATGATGCGCGTCATCCTCAACTTTTACGAGAAGACCATGGAAGCCGTCGACAGGGGCGTTCCCGTTGACGAGATAGCCAAGCTCCCGGTCAGGGAGAAGATAGGCCGCATGAAGTACGAGCCCGATATTGAGAAGGTCAGGGCCCTCATTGAAGAGACCAACCAGCAGTTTGGGGAGCTGTTTAAGAAGTACGGGGCGTGA
- a CDS encoding V-type ATP synthase subunit I gives MFRPASMLKVELITLERYRDRLLTYLHEAGVLEISEIDVGIVQRDAPNEFYRQAASYAITISRMAEFLGAHLPKRGGSLKEFIFPPEPKRRKYSYRGIEALIKDTEAFLNVVEPIVKAAEARMNSINSEIERIKSSIETLELLASFDLDSSYLRHSGIVTVLVGTVERAKFPALEEELKRFTDGRVVIVSKSLKDSVVAAVVFLSRDYDKVNPVLAKHSFERIEVPEERGTPRELLSSYAQQLAKKEEELKEARKEIEEIAEKYYEDVKFYLELMENERNKANALGMLARTDMTLALTGWVPEEEAGKLEEGIKRITEGKVYISFKKPGEEELDRIPIKLKNPGWARPFEMLTQMYGVPKYNEIDPTPILAFTYSFFFGFMLTDFLYGLIVGVIAALLVKGHRKFNDGTYRFSYILLWSSFFTMIMGVLFGSYFGNALDIVGAHLTGDPNFATWRITDPLRDPMFVLILALAVGLAHLFLGYTVGFIVKWKNGDRKGALFDQLSWMLIILAIALFATGKNVPAFVSSAKVLFGAGLTLFAIGTIINNGGLAALLIISNFFGFLGTWLSYARLMALALATGGIAMVINVLVQMIWGVKFLYLGPIIGVILFFGGHIFSAAINALGAFVHSLRLHYVEFFGTFYSGEGKPFEPFKSWREVSEVTLEVENA, from the coding sequence ATGTTCCGGCCGGCTTCAATGCTAAAGGTCGAGCTCATAACACTTGAGCGGTACAGGGATAGGTTGCTTACCTACCTCCACGAGGCCGGTGTCCTCGAAATCAGCGAAATAGACGTCGGGATAGTTCAGAGGGATGCTCCCAACGAGTTCTACCGGCAGGCGGCTTCCTACGCGATAACTATATCCAGGATGGCCGAATTCCTCGGGGCACACCTCCCGAAGAGGGGAGGTAGCCTGAAGGAGTTCATCTTCCCGCCTGAGCCGAAGAGGAGGAAATACTCCTACAGGGGCATTGAGGCGCTCATAAAGGACACCGAGGCGTTCCTTAATGTGGTTGAACCTATCGTTAAGGCCGCCGAAGCCAGGATGAACTCCATAAACTCGGAGATCGAGAGGATAAAGTCCAGCATCGAGACCCTTGAGCTTCTGGCCTCTTTTGACCTGGACTCTTCTTATCTTAGACACTCTGGAATCGTTACCGTCCTAGTGGGAACAGTTGAGAGGGCAAAATTCCCGGCCCTTGAGGAAGAGCTCAAGAGGTTCACTGATGGCAGGGTGGTGATAGTTTCCAAGAGCCTCAAGGACAGCGTTGTCGCGGCAGTTGTCTTCCTTTCAAGGGACTACGACAAGGTCAACCCGGTTCTGGCTAAGCACTCCTTCGAGAGGATTGAGGTCCCGGAGGAAAGGGGAACTCCCAGGGAGCTCCTGTCCAGCTACGCCCAGCAACTGGCTAAAAAGGAGGAGGAGCTTAAGGAGGCCCGTAAAGAGATCGAGGAGATAGCGGAGAAGTATTACGAGGACGTGAAGTTCTACCTTGAGCTCATGGAGAACGAGCGCAACAAGGCCAACGCCCTGGGCATGCTTGCCAGGACCGACATGACCCTTGCCCTGACCGGGTGGGTTCCTGAGGAGGAAGCAGGCAAGTTGGAGGAAGGCATAAAGCGGATAACCGAGGGCAAGGTTTACATATCCTTCAAGAAGCCGGGCGAGGAAGAACTCGACAGGATCCCGATAAAGCTCAAGAACCCTGGCTGGGCCAGGCCTTTTGAGATGCTCACCCAGATGTACGGTGTTCCGAAGTACAACGAGATAGATCCGACGCCGATACTAGCGTTTACCTACTCCTTCTTCTTTGGCTTCATGCTCACGGACTTCCTCTACGGCCTCATCGTTGGAGTAATCGCCGCACTACTGGTCAAAGGGCACAGGAAGTTCAACGACGGAACCTACAGGTTCTCTTACATACTCCTCTGGAGCTCGTTCTTCACGATGATCATGGGTGTTCTGTTCGGCAGTTACTTCGGCAATGCCCTGGACATCGTGGGTGCTCATCTAACTGGGGACCCCAACTTCGCAACGTGGCGCATCACCGACCCCCTCAGAGATCCGATGTTCGTCCTCATACTTGCCTTGGCCGTCGGCCTCGCCCACCTGTTCCTGGGCTACACCGTGGGCTTCATTGTCAAGTGGAAGAACGGCGACAGGAAGGGGGCCCTCTTCGACCAGCTTTCATGGATGCTCATAATACTGGCGATAGCCCTGTTTGCAACAGGAAAGAACGTCCCGGCCTTCGTTAGCTCCGCCAAGGTTCTCTTTGGAGCTGGCTTAACGCTCTTCGCCATTGGTACAATAATTAACAACGGTGGCTTAGCCGCTCTGCTGATAATCTCGAACTTCTTTGGTTTCTTGGGAACATGGCTTAGCTATGCTCGTCTAATGGCCCTTGCCCTTGCAACCGGTGGAATAGCGATGGTCATCAACGTCCTGGTTCAGATGATCTGGGGAGTCAAGTTCCTCTACCTAGGCCCGATAATCGGCGTGATTTTGTTCTTTGGGGGGCACATATTCTCCGCGGCAATCAACGCCCTTGGGGCCTTCGTTCACTCTCTCCGCCTTCACTACGTGGAGTTCTTTGGCACCTTCTACTCTGGGGAAGGAAAGCCCTTCGAGCCCTTTAAGTCCTGGAGGGAGGTGTCGGAGGTAACGCTCGAGGTTGAAAACGCATGA
- a CDS encoding V-type ATP synthase subunit C — protein sequence MPLDSAVTAILDTTLGVVFTWLTWKTGKILYRYTPYAYPNARISAMEAKLLTDQRINELAESRTLQNFVANLEDTDYVPHLAAVSLDDPVEIEKALERALASTYLLMEEILPKRVSGFFRVLLEEWDVRNISNVIKAKYMGEVASDYVIEIGLMVPKIKAMAEAKTMEEILVILEGTPYGEYYQKLLLGELDLGGFETLVYRTYYRKLLDYALSRKDEEKIILEEFVRTKIDIRNIVTVLRAKKAGLPAETVRGHLIPGGKVKLESVLNVDNLEMALAELDSTRYGRVLRDVREEIGKNIGIAENALNDYLISRMRELARFYPLSVATPIVYILEKEKEVRKLRTLAKLIGDGMPPEKIKARIGGEEA from the coding sequence ATGCCACTGGATTCAGCCGTAACAGCGATACTTGACACAACTCTGGGGGTTGTGTTCACGTGGCTGACCTGGAAGACAGGGAAAATACTTTACAGGTACACCCCCTACGCCTATCCAAACGCCCGAATAAGCGCCATGGAGGCCAAACTCCTCACCGACCAGAGGATCAACGAACTGGCCGAGAGCAGAACACTCCAGAACTTCGTTGCCAATCTTGAGGACACTGACTACGTGCCCCATTTAGCTGCAGTATCCCTTGACGACCCTGTGGAGATAGAGAAGGCCCTTGAAAGAGCCCTGGCATCGACTTACCTCCTGATGGAGGAGATACTACCGAAGAGGGTTTCGGGCTTTTTCAGAGTCCTGCTTGAGGAGTGGGACGTTAGGAACATATCCAACGTCATCAAGGCCAAGTACATGGGTGAAGTGGCCTCGGACTACGTAATCGAGATTGGCCTCATGGTTCCAAAGATTAAAGCGATGGCTGAGGCCAAGACGATGGAGGAAATCCTGGTGATTCTCGAGGGTACTCCGTACGGTGAGTACTACCAGAAGCTTCTCCTTGGCGAACTCGACCTGGGCGGGTTTGAAACCCTCGTTTACAGGACATACTACAGGAAGCTCCTCGACTACGCACTGTCGAGGAAGGATGAAGAAAAGATAATCCTCGAGGAGTTCGTGAGGACGAAGATTGACATAAGGAATATAGTTACAGTCCTCAGGGCCAAGAAAGCAGGTCTTCCAGCAGAGACGGTCAGGGGGCACCTCATACCCGGTGGAAAGGTTAAGCTGGAAAGCGTGCTCAACGTTGATAATCTTGAGATGGCCCTGGCTGAGCTTGACTCCACCAGGTACGGCCGCGTTCTCAGGGACGTGAGAGAGGAAATCGGTAAGAATATCGGAATTGCTGAAAACGCCCTCAATGATTACCTGATCTCAAGAATGCGTGAACTTGCGAGGTTCTATCCACTAAGCGTTGCCACGCCGATAGTCTATATTCTTGAGAAGGAAAAGGAAGTTCGGAAGCTCAGGACGCTCGCGAAGCTGATAGGAGATGGAATGCCCCCCGAGAAAATCAAGGCCAGGATAGGAGGGGAGGAGGCATGA
- a CDS encoding V-type ATP synthase subunit K (produces ATP from ADP in the presence of a proton gradient across the membrane; the K subunit is a nonenzymatic component which binds the dimeric form by interacting with the G and E subunits) — translation MDPIVYVSLGAALAAGLAGAASAFGVGIAGAAAAGAVAEDEKNFRNALILEGLPMTQSIYGLITLFLILMSAGITGGSFKFADPNNMDNIVKSAILFGAGLTVGLTGLSAIPQGIIAGAGIGAVAKNPKTFTREVIFAAMAETMAILGLVGALIMIATGVGL, via the coding sequence ATGGATCCCATAGTTTACGTATCCCTTGGGGCCGCCCTCGCGGCGGGTCTTGCTGGAGCAGCTTCAGCCTTCGGTGTTGGAATTGCCGGTGCGGCAGCAGCCGGAGCGGTTGCAGAGGACGAAAAGAACTTCAGGAACGCGCTGATACTGGAAGGCCTGCCAATGACCCAGAGTATATATGGCCTCATCACCCTCTTCCTGATACTCATGAGCGCCGGGATCACGGGCGGTAGCTTCAAGTTCGCCGACCCGAACAACATGGATAACATCGTCAAGAGCGCCATCCTCTTTGGTGCAGGCCTCACGGTCGGCCTCACCGGCCTCTCGGCCATACCGCAGGGTATCATCGCCGGTGCAGGCATCGGTGCCGTCGCCAAGAACCCGAAGACCTTCACCAGGGAGGTCATCTTCGCCGCTATGGCCGAGACAATGGCCATCTTGGGTCTCGTCGGTGCCCTCATCATGATAGCCACCGGCGTCGGCCTCTGA
- a CDS encoding V-type ATP synthase subunit H, with product MEEIIRRIVDAEKEAEARIEAAKGEAKKIVEDAKAEARAIEEKILESARKEGEELIENARREGEEEARRILAEGDMEIEDMKIRATQNFERAVSAVIELVRGS from the coding sequence ATGGAGGAGATCATCAGGCGCATTGTCGACGCGGAAAAGGAAGCAGAGGCGAGGATTGAGGCCGCGAAGGGTGAGGCCAAGAAGATCGTTGAAGACGCAAAGGCAGAAGCCAGGGCCATTGAGGAAAAAATCCTCGAGTCTGCCCGTAAGGAAGGGGAGGAACTGATTGAAAACGCCAGGAGAGAAGGGGAGGAGGAGGCCAGGAGGATCCTCGCCGAGGGAGATATGGAGATCGAGGACATGAAGATCAGGGCCACTCAGAACTTTGAGAGGGCGGTCTCCGCCGTCATAGAACTCGTGAGAGGGAGTTGA